One window of the Saccopteryx bilineata isolate mSacBil1 chromosome 2, mSacBil1_pri_phased_curated, whole genome shotgun sequence genome contains the following:
- the UBE2G2 gene encoding ubiquitin-conjugating enzyme E2 G2, whose protein sequence is MAGTALKRLMAEYKQLTLNPPEGIVAGPMNEENFFEWEALIMGPEDTCFEFGVFPAILSFPLDYPLSPPKMRFTCEMFHPNIYPDGRVCISILHAPGDDPMGYESSAERWSPVQSVEKILLSVVSMLAEPNDESGANVDASKMWRDDREQFYKIAKQIVQKSLGL, encoded by the exons aattaACACTGAATCCTCCAGAAGGAATTGTGGCAG gCCCCATGAATGAAGAGAATTTTTTTGAATGGGAGGCATTGATCAT GGGCCCAGAAGACACTTGCTTTGAGTTTGGTGTTTTTCCTGCCATCCTGAGTTTCCCGCTTGATTACCCATTAAGTCctccaaagatgagatttacctgTGAGATGTTTCATCCCAACA TCTATCCTGATGGCAGAGTCTGCATTTCCATTCTCCATGCTCCGGGCGATGACCCCATGGGCTATGAGAGCAGCGCCGAGAGGTGGAGTCCTGTGCAGAGCGTGGAGAAGATCCTGCTGTCGGTGGTGAGCATGCTGGCAG AGCCCAATGACGAAAGTGGAGCCAACGTGGACGCTTCCAAAATGTGGCGGGATGACCGAGAGCAGTTCTATAAGATCGCTAAGCAGATCGTGCAGAAGTCTCTGGGACTCTAA